In the Pongo abelii isolate AG06213 chromosome 9, NHGRI_mPonAbe1-v2.0_pri, whole genome shotgun sequence genome, ataaattatatatacatgctcaaatcaaaatgtaaaatcaaTATTATAAGTGTCTTCTAGGCAACgttaaaacattttcttgaggccaaagtgggtgggaGCGTGTGCTGCTGGGAGTTGCTTGGAGGTTGGCGGTGCTGGGCTGCAGGCTAGCAAACCGAGCCATCATGTCGCACAAACAAATTTACTATTCAGACAAATACGACGACGAGGAGTTGGAGTATCGACATGTCGTGCTGCCCAAGGACATAGCCAAGCTGGTCCGTAAACCCCATTTGATGTCTGAATCTGAATGGAGGAATCTTGGCGTTCAGCAGAGTCAGGGATGGGTCCATTATATGATCCATGAACCAGAACCTCACATTTTGCTGTTCCGGCGCCCACTACCCAAGAAGCCAAAGAAATGAAGCTGGCAAGCTGCTTTTCAGCCTCAAGCTTTACACAGCTGTCCTTACTTCCTAACATCTTTCTGACAACATTTTATGTTGCCTTCTTGTTACTCACTTCCATATTTAAAAGATGTTCAATACACTGTTTGAATGTGCTGGTAACTGCTTTGCTTCTTGGGTAGAGCCACCACCACCATAGCCCAGCCAGATGAGTGCTCTGTGGACCCACAGCCTTAGCTGAATATGACCCCAGAAGCCACGATGTCATCTGTATCCAGAATACACTTGGCAGATGGAGGAAGCATCTGAGTTTGAGACTGTGGCTGTTAACAGGGATCATGTAaacttgctgtttttgttttttcctgccgGGTGTTGTATGTATGGCGACTTGTGGATTTATGTTTCAGTGTACTGgaaactttccattttattcaagaAATCTGTTCATGTTAAAAGCCTTGATTAGAGAGGAAGTTtttataatctaaaaaaaaaaaccattttcttaGCATTAGCTAAGAATTTCTTATGATTTGCCTGTAGCACATATGTAAGAACATACATAAGAATTTAGCTGTAGATTAATAAATTGCTTGCCTTTGTATAATCTGCATCTGCATTTATGGTTTAACATCTATACTCATGTAAAGTCGTtcctatttctctatttttaggcTCTTATAATGAATGGAGCAAATTTGACAGCCCAGGATGACCGGGGATGCACTCCTTTACATCTTGCTGCAACTCATGGACATTCTTTCACTTTACAAATAATGCTACGAAGTGGAGTGGTGAGTGACTCCTGTTAATATGTGCTAATGTATGATAATATAGATGGAATAGCATTTGGTAGTCTAGTTAtctcttcctgactttttagaTCTCTTATATGACTTTGGGaaactaatttaatttttctgtctaTCTTTTCTATCTTTAAACATAGAAGCAATAATTCAGACAAATCTTCCCTTCTCCCCCAAAAAGCAATTCAGTATTACAAAGTACTTGAGAGGTTTTGGGTTCTTCATGCCAGTTCAGAGTTTAACTGGTTAGATTATGAATCTTCAAACGAATCTTAACCAGGTGATTGTAAATCTTTATGAATTTTTGTGTGTCTacctgtgtgtttgttttgaaacTCTTGTTTCATATACTGATTTGGAAAGTGATTTATTTCTTCAGAAATTTTGTTTATtgcaatatttaattttattatgtagTGGTTGTAATAAATAACGTAGAAGAAGAGAACTACATATATTGAAGACATTGTGGTAAGAGTTGGTGTTTCTATCGTTTGAGAAAGAGTGAAAACttattaaatattgtttattaaCTCTGTTTATATTCTCAATGATAGTATTTGATCATTCAATCTATCCCTTTCATTTTATTGGTCAGAAATCTGTGACTGGTAAGATGACTAGTTAAGTtcgtttttaaaaactattttatgtgACTCGTTCTTTTGAAAAGcctgttttataaaattttactaGTAGTTTATTAGCTCATATATTCAAATTAGTGGTTGCAGtacatttttctattatattaagTGTTTGCCTTCTTGTATTAAGGACAGCCTCCAATTCTTATTTACAGAATTAAGCTGCTAGGCTTAGTATTTTCCCTACAAAATGGGGAGAAACTAAGTCCTTGTGAATGTTACCTCTAGGATCCCAGTGTGACTGATAAGAGAGAATGGAGACCTGTGCATTATGCAGCTTTTCATGGGCGACTTGGCTGCTTGCAACTTCTTGTTAAATGGGGTTGTAGCATAGAAGATGTGGACTACAATGGAAACCTTCCAGGTATTTTaagtaaagcaaatattttagtttttcattgatgtaaacttttaaatgtttgatcttgtttaagaaatttaaactgttggctgagtgtggtggcttacacctgtaatctcagcactttgagaggctgaagcaggaggatcacttgaggccaggagtttgagaccagcttgggcaacatagtgagacccactctctacaaaaaaaaaaaaaaaaaaaaggtaaaagaaagaacaaagctgagtgttgtggtgtgtgcctgtagtctaacttcttgggaggctgaggatttGGGAGCCCAGGgttttgaggctacagtgagctgtgattgcaccactgcacttcagtgagcctgggcaacaaagtgagaccccatctcttaaaaaataaagacattgaaACCAATTATTTTGTTAGTCCCTCACGAAACGAAGTTGTATATATGTTGACATGAACATTTTTTATCTTACATCACTCCCATCTTATgtacctttcatttgattgatttttttctggaacCATATCAGCAAAAGAGAAATTGGCAAAATTAAACATAGATTTGCTCTTCCTGCCAGCTCTTTCCTTCATCTGCTatctagtgtttttattttttaacttcacCTCTCTCTGCCCCATAGAcatcttacttatttttaaattttttattttttttgagatagggtcttgctctgttgcccaggctggagtgcagtggtatggtctcagctcactgcaacctccgccttccagttcaagcaattcttatgcctcagcatCCTTCGTAGCTGGgtttcaggcacctgccaccatgcctggctactttttgtatttttagtagagatggagtttcaccatgttggctaggctggtctcgaactcgtggcctcaagtgatctgcctgccttggcttcccaaagtgctgggattgcaggcaggagccaccacgcctggcccaacttttttattttttaaacactgctGCATAAATGGAGGATACTAGTTAGTTTGGGTTAATTTGCTACTTCAGTTGTCTAACCTACAGTAAAGTGGCCAGTGGAGACTTAGACTtcactttctttaaaaagtgGTCTAGAAATTCTAAAGGATAGATCACAGTGAGATTGGAGTGAAAATGATACTTAAATGACACcttaaagaaacaaacacacaaagggGAAGGGCAGAATAATACGAACAGGCCTGATCAAATCACTTTGCTATTTAGAACCTCCTTAGATCCCTGTGGAGCCTCTGATTCCTTGGCTTGGCATGCTGAACTTACACAATTTGGCTCCTACCTACCTTCATGGCCTCATCTTTCTATATCTTTACACTGCTGTCCAGgatcattttgcttttttctgaaGTTCATCTTTCAGTGTTCATTTAGTGAAGTCTTTTGGTATGAACTCTTTCAATTTTTGTGTAtctgaaaatttattttgttctcattctttttactttgtgttttgtaagttttttttttttaaagtaaaatttaaattgaagtctcaaaaaacaaaaagcccctCTCTCCGCGCTGCCTATGGAGGTGGCAGCCATCTCCTCCTTAGCATCATGGCCACCCTCAGACCCcttgggaagcccaagatcatcAAAAAGAGAACTAAGAAGTTCATCCGGCACCGGACTGACTGATATGTCAAAATTAAGTGTAACTGGCAGAAACCTAGAGGTATTGACAACAGGGTTCGTAGAAGGTTCAAGGACCAATCTTGATGCCCAACATTGGTTGTGGgagcaacaaaaaaaacaaagcacatgCTGCCCAGTGGCTTCCGGGAGTTCCTGGTCCACAACATCAAGGAGCTGGAAGTGCTGCTGATGTGCAACAAATCTTACTGTGCTGAGATGTTTCCTCCAAGAACCGCAAAGCCGTCGTGGAAAGAGCTGCCCAGCTGGCCATCAGAGTCACACCAACCCTAATGCCAGGCTGCGCAGTAAGAAAATGAATAGACAGCTCATGTGCATGTTTTGtgtttaaataaaactaaaaactgcaaagaaaaccccaaaaatcaaaaaacaacaaaaaaaattcttttgtgtTAGGCTTCCTTCACTTTTTCAGACTGCTTTCAATTGCTCCATTTTCACATATGGTATTACTTATggtattattagtttttttttttagttttagtcttTCTGATGGatgtatctcattgcagtttcaaatttacatttttcctgATGACTAAAGATGTCGAACATCATTTCATACATTTAAAggctatttggttttttttttttgtgaagtacgagttcaaatcttttgcctattaGCTGTTAGAGtatgtctttttcttactgaatcgtaggagttctttatatattctagatacaagccCTTTGTCAGTTACGTTTATTACCAATATCTTTTCATGCAAATATCTTTCTAATCTTTCTACTTTATGGCTTGCTCTTTCATTCTTTGGTATTTTTTGATAAATgaggctttaattttttttttttttgaaatagagtcttgctctgtcacacaggctggagtgcagtggtgcagtctcggcttgctgcaacctctgcctcccagattcaagcgattctcctgcctcagcctcctgagtagctgggattacaggcgtgcgccaccacgcctggctaatttttgtatttttagtagaaacagaattttaccatgttggtcaggctggtcttgaactcctgaccttgtgatccagccacctcagcctcccaaagtgctgggattacaggtgtgagccactgcacttggccagaggttttaattttaatgtagtccaTTTTAATAATCTCTTCCTTTGTAGTTAGTCCTTTCTGTACTTTCCCTATTCTATGATCATGAAGACATTCCTTTATGTTATGTGtcagaaattttatttatctttaatatttatatgaaattttatttatctttcatatttatatgaaattttatctttcatattatatttatatttatcatatattatttatgtttcatattatATTTATCTTTCATATTATATTGCCAATCCTGACTCTTCCGTGTGTAATACAAGGTAGGggtcagttttatttttgtattgtccTTTATCAAATATACTTGGTCATTTTTGTTGGTCTTGTCTGGTCATTAAAAAATCCAATTGTTTCTTTAaacatgtataattattttatttataaccaGGTAgagtatttataataatatagatGTTAAGAAAGAATGTGGCCTTAGGTCTAGACTGCTTGTGTTCAAATTGctctcataaaattattttttattgataaatatacatatttttggtgtacatgtgataatttgatacattcatgTAACATATAAagatcaaatcaaggtaattgggGTAGCCATcccttaaatatttcttttctttctactaggaacatttgaattatttttttctaattattttgaaatacgcaATATATTATGGTGAACTATAATCACCCTACTGATCTgtcaaacactagatcttatttcttctactgaattgtatatttatacccattaatcaacttctGTTCTTCCTCTCTCCGTGCTACCCTTCTGGCCTTTGGTAATTGCCAATCAGTCTACTCTCTGTCTTCATGAGACCAGCatattttagctcccacatatgaatgaaaacatataatatttgtctttctgtgcttgacttattttatttaacataatgacctccaattccatccatctTGTGGCAGTGacagtatttcattcatttttgtgtgAATCATATTCCGTTGTGAATatacattacattttctttatccattcatcattaatgtgcacttaggttgattccatattttggctattgtgaacagtgtgttaataaacatgagagtgcagttctctctttgatatattgatttttttttcttgtggatatatacccagtagtggaattaacttatagtttatttaatataaatatagctattcttgttcttttttttgcttctagttgcatggagtatctttcacttttagtctatgtgtgtttttatagaTGAAGTGGGTTTTTTGTAGGCAGCCTATAGTTGGGTCATGTTTCTTTatactctgtgcct is a window encoding:
- the ANKRD42 gene encoding ankyrin repeat domain-containing protein 42 isoform X6; the protein is MPGVANSGPSTSSRETANPCSRNKVHFGSIHDAVRAGDVKQLSEIVVRGASINEVDVLHKFTPLHWAAHSGSLECLHWLLWHGADITHVTMRGWTASHIAAIRGQDACVQALIMNGANLTAQDDRGCTPLHLAATHGHSFTLQIMLRSGVDPSVTDKREWRPVHYAAFHGRLGCLQLLVKWGCSIEDVDYNGNLPGGSHLLLSIMATLRPLGKPKIIKKRTKKFIRHRTD
- the LOC129048725 gene encoding cyclin-dependent kinases regulatory subunit 1-like, which translates into the protein MSHKQIYYSDKYDDEELEYRHVVLPKDIAKLVRKPHLMSESEWRNLGVQQSQGWVHYMIHEPEPHILLFRRPLPKKPKK